A part of Paraburkholderia largidicola genomic DNA contains:
- a CDS encoding glycosyltransferase family 4 protein has protein sequence MVETWAGGIASYVTALMIEQRASGHDVALVCDPRNMDVAKLGVDDIDVVAYRSSRNPFRFVAISRTLRAIVKMQHANVIHCHSSYPGVYVRFSRFEEEKVLYTPHAWSFMKKDISRVTAIVFALVERWLARRCTRILCMSFDEVRAANRYGIAPDKLELVYTGIPTDTAAEPLEVETDGGAQPAPHIQVGYFGRLDYQKGFDILVDALPLLEEHLHVHVFGTAVRGGVEMPDPASRVVYHGWVGPEETQRAMRRMDVIVVPSRWEGLALVPIEAMRAGKVLVVSSESSLPEQVIHGYNGLMLRQLTGACLAEQLNSLSIDECRRMGANSRHVFDEAFNAEKFFKSLMNYYESA, from the coding sequence GTGGTTGAAACATGGGCTGGCGGCATCGCGAGTTACGTGACGGCGCTGATGATCGAGCAGCGAGCTTCCGGGCACGACGTTGCGCTCGTATGCGATCCTCGAAATATGGATGTCGCAAAGCTCGGTGTCGATGATATTGACGTCGTGGCGTACCGGTCGAGTCGCAATCCATTCAGGTTCGTTGCTATCTCGCGCACATTGCGCGCGATTGTAAAGATGCAGCACGCGAACGTCATCCACTGTCATAGTTCCTATCCGGGCGTGTACGTACGCTTCAGTCGCTTCGAAGAAGAGAAGGTGCTTTACACACCGCACGCCTGGTCCTTCATGAAGAAGGACATATCGAGGGTGACAGCGATCGTTTTCGCGCTGGTCGAGAGATGGCTGGCGCGACGCTGCACGCGGATTCTCTGCATGTCGTTCGACGAAGTGCGCGCGGCCAACAGGTATGGCATTGCTCCTGACAAGCTGGAGCTTGTCTACACAGGCATCCCGACAGACACCGCGGCTGAGCCTCTCGAAGTAGAAACAGACGGTGGCGCGCAACCCGCCCCGCACATTCAGGTTGGCTATTTCGGCCGGCTTGATTATCAGAAGGGCTTTGACATTCTCGTCGACGCACTGCCGCTTCTCGAGGAGCACCTTCATGTGCATGTGTTCGGTACCGCAGTACGCGGCGGCGTGGAGATGCCAGATCCCGCATCGCGCGTCGTGTATCACGGCTGGGTCGGGCCTGAAGAGACGCAACGAGCTATGCGCAGGATGGATGTGATCGTTGTTCCGTCGCGCTGGGAAGGGCTTGCGCTCGTACCGATCGAAGCTATGCGAGCCGGCAAGGTACTGGTCGTATCGAGCGAAAGCTCATTGCCGGAGCAGGTCATTCATGGATACAACGGTCTGATGCTGCGACAGCTCACGGGCGCGTGCCTCGCGGAACAGCTCAATTCATTGTCTATCGACGAATGTCGCCGCATGGGCGCGAACTCGCGTCACGTGTTCGATGAGGCGTTCAACGCTGAAAAATTCTTCAAATCCTTGATGAACTACTATGAGAGTGCCTGA
- a CDS encoding glycosyltransferase: MRVPDVYLLHAYSSRNSGDGLLVKLSLRAIREAGIRQTVTVVCLDPESFVGYLDDPQIKLISLWQFVVRTLTHAWRRRGTVFFGVGGGYLRAGTWKEGCKTLIAHGLQIVCASLWGPRARVYFPQSVGPFSTALGSILKWLVRHHVDTIFLRDDKSVHELDHRRAMRIGDLVVLEISKSPRVLKLAARKSLARSVRRKVYFVFRDLSDKPYGESYIAKLRNLIKQTPYASLALQSAGRGNSDDVFYQRVFGVHSAPALRDVIRHEDAIIVSVRLHGSLESVLGGLPSVHIAYERKGRAAYDDLGLSEYAFHAESFDPAAVAAAIEKLRCDPAPFWRKLASSSVDHHRKLVKVLQDESSPSVTLVIDGNFQKVGDQIYSPHMGHRKFAARFAESFPRVRLAARSFPALHARGELVTGEGTQFIDLGSPRGVKAWIMQSPRVMWRIWHVIRRSDLLILRFPGNLSLLAMLLCRASGRPFSTEIVADPADYFSDSASRHPLRHAARWVHCWATRHAARYGRTVRYVTDHALQTAYPPRTQARSFGFSDVYLPDDAFDFRDSGPSTYDDTDVFHIVNVAMMHNESKGHEILLRAVAALREQALNIELTLVGDGALRAGFERLAVRLGLGDVIRFAGALNGDDVLRTVSRHELFVLPSLQEGMPRALLEAMAVGVPVIATHVGGIAEVLESASLVPPDDIEALTERIASFVTDAQLREQQKQRQRESVGRFRYTELQAQYSRYFEALKTYG, translated from the coding sequence ATGAGAGTGCCTGACGTCTATCTGCTGCACGCGTATAGCTCACGAAACAGCGGCGACGGACTCTTGGTCAAGCTGAGCTTACGTGCGATTCGCGAGGCCGGGATCAGGCAGACCGTCACTGTCGTGTGTCTGGACCCGGAGTCGTTCGTCGGCTATCTTGATGACCCGCAAATCAAGCTAATTTCATTGTGGCAGTTCGTTGTTCGAACGCTTACACATGCATGGCGCCGGCGGGGGACAGTATTCTTCGGTGTCGGCGGCGGCTATTTGCGCGCCGGCACGTGGAAAGAGGGCTGCAAGACGCTGATTGCGCATGGTTTGCAGATTGTGTGCGCATCGCTATGGGGGCCTCGCGCACGAGTCTATTTTCCGCAAAGCGTCGGACCATTTTCAACGGCGCTGGGTAGCATTCTCAAATGGCTTGTGCGCCATCATGTGGACACCATCTTCCTGCGCGATGACAAAAGCGTGCACGAACTTGATCATCGGCGGGCGATGCGGATCGGCGACCTGGTCGTACTGGAAATCAGCAAGAGTCCACGTGTGTTGAAACTTGCTGCCAGGAAATCTTTGGCGCGCAGCGTCCGGCGCAAGGTGTACTTCGTATTTCGCGACCTGAGCGATAAACCGTATGGGGAATCCTACATCGCGAAGCTGCGGAATCTGATCAAACAGACGCCGTACGCGAGCCTGGCGTTACAGAGTGCGGGACGCGGGAATAGCGACGACGTGTTCTATCAGCGCGTGTTCGGCGTCCATTCGGCGCCCGCGCTGCGCGATGTTATCCGGCATGAAGATGCGATCATCGTGTCGGTGCGCCTGCACGGCAGTCTCGAGAGCGTGCTTGGTGGGCTGCCGAGCGTCCACATTGCTTACGAGCGCAAAGGGCGAGCCGCGTACGACGACTTGGGTTTGTCGGAATATGCATTCCACGCGGAAAGCTTTGATCCTGCCGCTGTCGCTGCTGCAATCGAAAAACTCAGGTGTGACCCAGCCCCTTTTTGGCGGAAATTGGCCAGTTCGTCGGTGGATCACCACAGGAAACTGGTGAAGGTACTCCAGGATGAAAGCAGCCCGTCGGTCACGCTTGTGATCGATGGTAATTTCCAGAAAGTCGGCGATCAGATATATAGCCCACATATGGGACATCGCAAGTTTGCGGCGCGTTTCGCGGAGAGCTTCCCTCGGGTGCGACTCGCGGCCCGGTCGTTTCCGGCGCTGCACGCGCGGGGCGAACTCGTCACCGGTGAGGGCACGCAATTCATCGACCTTGGCAGTCCACGCGGCGTCAAGGCGTGGATCATGCAGTCGCCGCGGGTGATGTGGCGTATCTGGCACGTGATTCGCAGATCTGACCTTCTAATATTGCGATTTCCGGGCAACCTTTCACTACTAGCGATGCTGCTTTGCCGTGCGAGTGGAAGGCCGTTCTCCACCGAAATCGTCGCCGATCCGGCCGACTATTTCAGCGATTCGGCTTCGCGTCACCCGTTGCGTCACGCCGCTCGCTGGGTGCATTGCTGGGCCACACGTCATGCCGCGAGGTACGGGCGGACCGTGCGGTATGTAACAGACCACGCGTTGCAAACCGCTTATCCGCCTCGCACGCAGGCGCGCTCGTTCGGCTTCAGTGATGTGTATCTTCCTGACGACGCGTTCGACTTCCGCGACAGTGGGCCCAGCACGTACGACGATACGGACGTGTTCCACATCGTTAACGTCGCAATGATGCACAACGAAAGCAAGGGACACGAAATCTTGCTGCGCGCCGTTGCCGCGCTGCGTGAACAAGCGCTTAACATCGAACTCACGCTTGTCGGAGATGGCGCACTGCGTGCCGGATTCGAACGACTAGCAGTGCGACTTGGACTTGGTGACGTCATACGGTTCGCCGGCGCATTGAACGGTGACGACGTGCTGCGCACGGTGAGCCGACACGAACTTTTCGTGTTGCCGTCGCTGCAGGAAGGCATGCCGCGAGCGCTGCTCGAAGCTATGGCCGTCGGCGTTCCCGTCATTGCGACACATGTAGGCGGCATTGCGGAAGTGCTCGAGTCCGCGAGTCTCGTGCCGCCGGACGACATCGAAGCCCTAACCGAAAGGATCGCAAGCTTCGTCACGGACGCGCAATTGCGCGAGCAGCAGAAACAGCGGCAGCGCGAATCCGTCGGGCGGTTTCGTTATACAGAACTGCAAGCGCAGTACAGTCGCTATTTCGAGGCATTGAAGACATATGGCTGA
- a CDS encoding glycoside hydrolase family 71 protein, translating into MSAELTPLKRVFAHYMVAWPRGGPDASIDDYIAEFLDAQQRGIDGFALNCGGWNNSEPLYRARVLKMYRAAAQLGSGFKLFVSADGNAQNELRDIVKSTAVLPAQLRIGGKPVVSAYALGGKDPARCEALIEQAESLGVYFVPHFMPSTSEAEIDGTVASEVANRCRAAQGYFYFGAAGAPESLARSVKSLATSLKSAGKLFMASVTPYYRGLPSGTNYRAFETDGFSGMATEWLATIQSNVDWVQMVTWNDWAESTYVAPIGSHARAQIYSPRFGALLNHGAYLDASRYFIEWFKCGAAPSITQDKFYYFYRLHPVSASAMTGTDASLAGSVPPRSRTVLTELIHVTLFLTQPATLVIAQGDVRMTHDLPAGVSEVAAQSLPGTPRFTLIRNGRTIVDKKGGESIRTDDFSGAFNYFSGS; encoded by the coding sequence GTGTCGGCCGAATTGACCCCGCTCAAGCGGGTGTTCGCTCACTACATGGTTGCGTGGCCACGCGGCGGCCCGGACGCAAGCATCGACGATTACATCGCGGAGTTCCTCGACGCACAGCAACGTGGAATAGACGGCTTCGCTTTGAACTGCGGTGGCTGGAATAATAGTGAGCCGCTTTATCGTGCACGCGTGCTGAAGATGTATCGTGCTGCCGCACAACTCGGTAGCGGTTTCAAGCTGTTCGTGTCAGCGGATGGCAATGCCCAGAACGAGTTGCGGGATATTGTGAAAAGTACCGCCGTTCTTCCTGCGCAATTGAGGATCGGCGGGAAGCCGGTGGTCTCAGCATATGCGCTGGGTGGAAAGGATCCCGCGCGCTGCGAAGCGCTGATCGAGCAGGCGGAATCGCTTGGCGTGTATTTTGTTCCTCACTTCATGCCTTCGACGAGCGAAGCGGAAATCGACGGTACCGTAGCGAGTGAGGTCGCTAATCGCTGCCGTGCTGCACAAGGCTATTTTTATTTCGGCGCAGCCGGCGCGCCGGAATCGCTTGCGAGATCTGTCAAATCTCTGGCTACCTCGCTGAAGTCGGCCGGAAAACTGTTTATGGCTTCCGTCACGCCTTACTATCGTGGTCTCCCTAGCGGAACGAACTATCGTGCATTCGAAACAGACGGCTTCTCTGGGATGGCGACGGAATGGCTTGCCACGATTCAATCGAATGTCGACTGGGTTCAGATGGTGACTTGGAACGACTGGGCGGAATCGACATATGTCGCCCCGATCGGCAGTCATGCGCGCGCGCAAATCTATAGTCCACGTTTCGGTGCTTTGCTAAACCATGGGGCGTACCTTGATGCGAGCCGCTATTTCATCGAGTGGTTCAAGTGCGGCGCCGCGCCTAGCATTACGCAGGATAAGTTCTACTACTTCTATCGGCTGCATCCGGTGAGCGCTAGCGCAATGACGGGAACAGACGCATCCTTGGCGGGTAGCGTTCCGCCACGATCCCGCACCGTATTGACAGAACTGATTCACGTAACGCTGTTCCTGACCCAGCCTGCTACGCTTGTCATCGCGCAAGGCGACGTACGTATGACGCATGATCTACCGGCTGGTGTCAGTGAGGTCGCTGCGCAATCATTACCCGGCACCCCGCGCTTCACCCTGATTCGCAACGGCAGGACCATTGTCGACAAGAAGGGCGGCGAGTCAATCCGGACGGATGACTTCAGCGGCGCTTTCAACTACTTTAGTGGTTCATGA